In the genome of Mycoplasma seminis, one region contains:
- the cypl gene encoding ABC transporter thiamine pyrophosphate-binding lipoprotein p37/Cypl has product MKLNKLKLLLLAALGFSPIATMVSCSNNSEIKLSLIKPTSMNETNLNEYKNKLETQMNDYLKNNGHLDMKFKITLVDAGSDSYNVVVDSLTKGESDLGFISVGSIIGNEKEIENEVNSNVIQTYTKQFNGDILNAFYTNNGENLQQAAKNEQVVFDKIRWSEKWNEPKPGNQWDGSLYQAFYNDNNVSYQRGLIAIVADKSTTAEIVKAWNDKNLNKFISYGLGIGKPDSGSKYILPEALMKKHFNSEKKQFESLEDLKIKNPNKIHENVKLSKASEEKNKDIHIFFDNEGSYSWTHFKDKIKFAYATNPATRQGETISFLTLTDPLPFNIGLLSKRITDNQYKIIYDALKNTLSGNEVSWGKNVGFSDFGKSNIETVLNTIKNSLGE; this is encoded by the coding sequence ATGAAGTTAAACAAATTAAAACTTTTATTACTTGCTGCATTAGGTTTTAGTCCTATTGCAACAATGGTTTCATGTTCAAATAACAGTGAAATTAAGCTTTCACTAATTAAGCCAACAAGCATGAATGAAACTAATTTAAATGAGTATAAAAATAAACTCGAAACTCAAATGAATGATTATTTAAAAAATAATGGTCATTTAGATATGAAGTTTAAAATTACTTTAGTGGATGCTGGAAGTGATTCATACAATGTGGTAGTGGATTCTTTAACTAAAGGCGAAAGTGATTTAGGATTTATTTCTGTAGGTTCTATTATTGGAAATGAAAAAGAAATTGAAAACGAAGTGAATTCAAATGTCATCCAAACCTACACCAAGCAGTTTAATGGAGATATTTTAAATGCATTTTACACCAACAATGGTGAGAACTTACAACAAGCTGCTAAAAATGAACAAGTTGTATTTGATAAAATTCGTTGATCAGAAAAATGAAATGAACCTAAACCAGGAAATCAGTGAGATGGTTCATTGTATCAAGCTTTTTATAATGACAATAATGTCTCATATCAAAGAGGTTTGATAGCTATTGTTGCAGATAAAAGTACGACAGCAGAAATTGTTAAAGCTTGAAATGATAAAAATTTAAATAAATTTATTTCTTATGGATTAGGGATTGGAAAACCTGATTCAGGAAGCAAATACATCTTGCCTGAAGCTTTAATGAAAAAACATTTTAATTCTGAAAAGAAACAATTCGAATCATTAGAGGATTTAAAAATAAAAAACCCAAATAAGATTCATGAAAATGTCAAATTATCAAAAGCCTCAGAAGAAAAAAATAAAGATATTCACATCTTTTTTGATAATGAAGGTAGCTATAGCTGAACTCATTTTAAAGATAAAATTAAGTTTGCTTATGCTACTAATCCAGCTACAAGACAAGGGGAAACGATTAGTTTTCTAACTCTAACTGATCCACTTCCTTTTAATATTGGACTTTTATCTAAAAGAATTACAGATAATCAATACAAAATAATTTATGATGCTTTAAAAAATACTTTATCAGGTAATGAAGTATCATGAGGAAAAAACGTTGGTTTCAGTGACTTTGGAAAAAGCAACATTGAAACAGTTTTAAACACAATTAAAAATTCATTAGGAGAATAA
- a CDS encoding HAD family hydrolase, translating to MNKKWAIFSDVDGTIYPFPDKQLSEVNRAKVRELAEKNIPFVINTGNPPLAKIQRLADELNVRYLCCSNGAMIYDNLEKKALHTELIDRAKAEIIWDLALKHQVTLYYMGNDQYYMYNSTPETNEFLTTFNEYNDWIRDGRINEDLHKIEAYGLAQNLENFHKACLQAQIPLDIINVSNKYIEITNIGISKASGMKWLCENVFQAPLEDVMVIGDSANDIPMFKAAGYSYAMDNADKLTKAAAKYYTSAVEQDGLAEAIDDYLYRSDFELKRAISQQQSKKNKK from the coding sequence ATGAACAAAAAATGAGCAATATTTAGTGATGTAGATGGGACAATTTACCCATTTCCAGATAAACAACTTTCAGAAGTTAATCGTGCAAAAGTTCGTGAACTAGCTGAAAAAAATATACCTTTTGTAATTAATACAGGAAATCCACCATTGGCTAAAATTCAAAGATTAGCTGATGAGTTAAATGTAAGATATCTTTGTTGTTCAAACGGAGCAATGATTTATGATAATCTTGAAAAGAAAGCTTTACATACAGAGCTTATTGATAGAGCTAAAGCTGAGATTATTTGAGATTTAGCACTTAAACATCAAGTGACTTTATATTACATGGGAAATGATCAATATTACATGTATAATTCAACTCCAGAAACAAATGAATTCTTAACAACATTTAATGAATATAATGATTGAATTAGAGATGGTAGAATTAATGAAGATTTACACAAAATTGAAGCTTATGGATTAGCACAGAATTTAGAAAACTTCCATAAAGCTTGTCTGCAAGCTCAAATTCCACTTGATATTATTAATGTATCAAACAAATATATCGAAATAACTAATATTGGTATTTCCAAAGCTTCAGGAATGAAATGACTTTGTGAAAATGTCTTTCAAGCCCCATTAGAAGATGTAATGGTAATCGGGGATAGCGCAAATGATATCCCTATGTTTAAAGCAGCAGGATATTCATATGCAATGGATAATGCTGATAAATTAACTAAAGCAGCTGCTAAATATTATACCAGCGCAGTGGAGCAAGATGGGTTAGCTGAAGCAATTGATGATTACTTATATCGTTCAGATTTTGAGTTAAAAAGAGCTATTTCACAGCAACAAAGCAAAAAGAATAAAAAGTAA
- a CDS encoding ATP-binding cassette domain-containing protein — protein MLKFKNVALSYEGAEVLSDLNFEINKNEIIGLIGKSGEGKSTILKSIFDFSIVLKGEILYNGQNILKLKNKQLKQYKNNISFTDSETLSLNDLDAYKNILYNFNAYSNIWNKYWKILTKEQINILWSLFNQFGVEKYALTPLNQLSTGQKQRFNFISGVFKNSEILICDEITSNLDLNNSQKVYNHLLRLKNDKIIITAIHDIDLAMQYCDKLIAVKSGKIQKIITKEQFDKEELLIYFDE, from the coding sequence ATGCTTAAATTTAAGAATGTTGCATTAAGTTATGAAGGTGCAGAAGTACTAAGTGACTTAAATTTTGAAATTAATAAGAACGAAATAATTGGTCTTATTGGAAAAAGTGGTGAAGGAAAAAGCACTATACTAAAATCCATATTTGACTTTAGTATAGTGTTAAAAGGCGAAATTTTATATAATGGTCAAAATATTTTAAAATTAAAAAACAAACAATTAAAACAATATAAAAATAACATTTCATTCACTGATTCCGAAACGCTTAGTTTAAATGATCTTGATGCTTACAAAAACATTTTGTATAACTTTAATGCATATTCTAATATTTGAAATAAGTACTGAAAAATTCTCACTAAAGAACAAATTAATATCTTATGAAGTTTATTTAATCAATTTGGAGTTGAAAAATATGCTTTAACTCCATTAAATCAACTTTCAACTGGTCAAAAACAAAGATTTAACTTTATTTCAGGAGTATTTAAAAATTCTGAGATTTTAATTTGTGACGAAATCACCAGTAATTTAGACTTAAACAATTCGCAAAAGGTTTACAATCACCTTTTAAGACTTAAAAACGACAAAATAATTATTACAGCTATACATGATATAGATTTAGCAATGCAATATTGTGATAAGCTGATTGCTGTAAAAAGCGGAAAAATTCAAAAGATAATTACAAAAGAACAATTTGATAAAGAGGAATTGTTAATTTACTTTGATGAATAA
- a CDS encoding ECF transporter S component, whose protein sequence is MKKATLEPVKKIKIKLSDLGLFPKWTIKKMVFVAILIAISVAFTVVAAQIIPIVNIPSYKFSFIGLPVKISGFIFGPVIGVFVGIVADLISLLFVPPAGYNPMYTVATAVNGLISGLFGLYYMNFLKFAFSKEYRLNRLSIKINLLAYKYKFESASGNRKKAIQIANKIVALNNKRQFIDQDSSNRELKNIYCISGTLFLLVAISVIAWFIGFKVSDDIISNGFIKNRWVLLALMTSGMSLLVVFVLVGRFFMKTSKYLVFVPIIVFCAFLELINIPILSFADLYSLGNGNDQDIFVWITQHILTSPIKIWFNVFVIYYSYMVVSKLINKNDHLSY, encoded by the coding sequence ATGAAAAAAGCGACATTAGAACCAGTTAAAAAAATAAAAATTAAATTATCGGATTTAGGATTATTTCCTAAATGAACTATTAAAAAAATGGTCTTTGTTGCTATTTTAATTGCTATTTCAGTTGCTTTCACAGTTGTTGCTGCACAAATTATCCCTATTGTTAATATCCCTTCTTATAAATTTTCTTTTATCGGATTACCGGTTAAAATCTCAGGATTTATTTTCGGTCCAGTTATTGGGGTGTTTGTCGGAATTGTAGCTGATTTAATTTCACTTTTATTCGTACCACCTGCTGGATATAATCCAATGTATACTGTTGCTACAGCTGTTAACGGTTTAATTTCAGGGCTTTTTGGACTTTATTATATGAACTTTTTAAAGTTTGCTTTCTCAAAAGAATACCGTTTAAACCGTTTATCAATTAAAATTAATTTATTAGCATATAAATATAAATTTGAATCTGCTTCCGGAAATAGAAAAAAAGCAATTCAAATTGCTAATAAAATTGTTGCTTTAAATAACAAACGTCAATTTATTGACCAAGACTCTTCAAATCGTGAACTTAAAAATATTTATTGTATTTCAGGAACGCTATTTTTATTAGTTGCAATTTCCGTAATAGCCTGATTCATAGGCTTTAAAGTCAGCGATGATATTATTTCGAATGGATTTATTAAAAACAGATGAGTTTTACTTGCGCTAATGACTTCAGGTATGAGTTTACTAGTTGTTTTTGTGCTTGTTGGTAGATTCTTTATGAAAACAAGTAAATATTTAGTGTTTGTGCCTATTATAGTATTCTGTGCTTTCTTAGAATTAATTAACATTCCAATTTTATCTTTTGCTGATCTTTATTCATTAGGAAACGGAAATGATCAAGATATCTTTGTTTGAATTACACAACATATTTTAACTAGTCCAATTAAGATTTGATTTAATGTCTTTGTTATTTACTACTCATATATGGTTGTTTCTAAATTAATTAATAAAAATGATCATTTATCATACTAA
- a CDS encoding DUF4231 domain-containing protein produces the protein MKRAKKITALSAYHRLVKTTKAKLGIYGTVYYLLNLIIILATLFNGLIAVWYLAGASKFYPEGVNNPFHTWLNNNSNLNYVIATTIINALITFISGILSFFVINKKYAFYLAKLNLIKFEMELYKLKIIFYENLDQKQAEFILYKRTLAILEIDRFKSSDLSGGYLHG, from the coding sequence ATGAAGAGAGCTAAAAAAATTACTGCTTTAAGTGCTTATCATAGACTTGTAAAAACAACAAAAGCAAAATTAGGTATTTATGGTACTGTTTATTATTTATTAAATTTAATTATTATTCTAGCAACCTTATTTAATGGTTTAATTGCTGTTTGATACCTTGCTGGTGCAAGTAAATTTTATCCAGAAGGTGTTAATAATCCATTTCACACTTGATTAAATAATAACTCTAATTTAAACTACGTTATTGCAACCACTATTATTAATGCTTTAATTACTTTTATTAGCGGGATTTTATCTTTCTTTGTTATAAATAAAAAATATGCATTTTATTTAGCGAAACTTAATTTAATTAAATTTGAAATGGAATTATATAAACTTAAAATTATTTTTTATGAAAATCTTGATCAAAAGCAAGCTGAATTCATTTTATATAAAAGAACTCTTGCAATACTTGAAATAGATCGTTTTAAATCTAGTGATTTATCAGGAGGTTATTTACATGGATAA
- a CDS encoding MAG1360 family OppF-related protein produces the protein MSKEHKILRIENIFVNKGYKKSKYTFWPETNISIPCIDLYHGVKTAFYVPDDNRNLVFSKIASFVLHDPNSAVTYFNPHAKSYFDFNKAANFTTKKKELLNKIAYFDISEIINQDDTNIPLYELWKDCLHSITHAANLTNLNRIYSNLDYTLKNIIFNILRLHSSNILDMNNEFLKTFQQATESYLKINNNDVQNKQNTLDNIIFLANNYMISVIKEYFELFKELKNQYRFLESEIQTSNINEQKSFIDEGKIRLAYMNQINNVSLIKVENDLKIRDLKTEINFYENLKNATVKYSKKVMIAEINLIRKEISLLEKKKHFLKNINEEYFDLLKDILIKRKELNIWIFNFDKLKYLNEKQLNNLKNEIDSEINIFINNNFTEIRNKYKNTTVKKIKDFISQEFSFNIKEYITISKNTAEEWNSNIRNNKKAIEAIKNKKYNHISDYKNIVDVHDLEEKIKYAQAELEWSKYSKEKLFNSLLKSKEFKLNRLKSNVKKTQRDISACLDKILKATPNKNEAYFSYILEIEKFKHFISTNWMFNLILLMISYASNKQKANKCLLLNSAAMIRFIESFETSSISIPNYIKPFKDLDVVDKAKIKLTKFSLDKIQILFIQDSLKQINEFEKSEFMRVLFKLIEVNDITTIFISSDLEVIKNSFDYVYFFNDMQLLEGGKVNEVLKKPINPDLKMLLKGKINSLNQQLNRDYVQLFIYPAIYYLDTQPTHFVYCTLNEYQTWTLINTNKLPQKQKEFNNTKLSDTLINDFFQSVFEGDEVILTQENTKFVPEPYDAGDKQFTKEIATEKNKVYVENISPEDIDKLF, from the coding sequence ATGTCTAAAGAACATAAAATTCTAAGAATAGAAAACATATTTGTTAATAAAGGATACAAAAAAAGCAAATACACTTTTTGACCTGAAACTAATATTTCAATACCATGTATAGACCTATACCATGGGGTTAAAACTGCTTTTTATGTACCGGATGATAATAGAAACTTGGTATTTTCAAAAATAGCAAGTTTTGTTTTACATGATCCTAATAGTGCAGTAACATATTTTAATCCACATGCTAAAAGTTATTTTGATTTTAATAAGGCTGCTAACTTTACTACTAAGAAAAAAGAATTATTAAATAAAATTGCTTACTTTGATATTAGTGAAATTATTAATCAAGATGATACTAATATCCCTTTGTACGAGCTATGAAAAGATTGTTTGCATTCAATTACACATGCTGCTAATTTAACTAATTTAAATCGTATTTATTCAAATTTAGATTACACACTGAAAAATATTATTTTCAATATTCTTAGACTTCATTCATCTAATATTTTGGACATGAATAATGAGTTTTTAAAAACATTTCAACAAGCAACAGAGAGTTATCTTAAAATTAATAATAATGATGTGCAAAATAAACAAAACACATTAGATAATATTATCTTTTTAGCTAATAATTACATGATTTCAGTAATAAAAGAATATTTTGAATTATTCAAAGAATTAAAAAATCAATATCGTTTTTTAGAATCTGAAATCCAAACCAGCAATATTAATGAACAAAAAAGTTTCATAGATGAAGGTAAGATTCGACTTGCCTATATGAACCAAATAAATAATGTTTCTTTAATTAAAGTAGAAAATGATTTAAAAATAAGAGATCTTAAAACAGAAATTAATTTCTACGAAAATCTGAAAAATGCTACAGTTAAGTATTCAAAGAAAGTAATGATTGCTGAAATTAATTTAATCCGTAAGGAAATTAGTTTACTTGAAAAGAAAAAACATTTCTTAAAAAATATTAATGAAGAATATTTTGATTTGCTTAAAGATATTTTAATTAAGAGAAAAGAATTAAATATTTGAATCTTTAATTTTGATAAATTAAAATATTTAAATGAGAAACAATTAAATAATCTGAAAAATGAAATTGATTCTGAAATTAATATTTTTATTAATAATAACTTTACAGAAATTAGAAACAAATATAAAAACACTACAGTTAAGAAAATTAAGGATTTTATCTCACAAGAATTCTCATTTAATATTAAAGAATACATAACTATTTCAAAAAATACTGCAGAAGAATGAAACAGCAATATTAGAAACAATAAAAAAGCAATTGAGGCTATTAAGAACAAGAAGTACAATCATATTTCTGATTATAAAAATATCGTAGATGTGCATGATTTAGAAGAAAAAATTAAATATGCTCAAGCTGAATTAGAGTGATCGAAATATTCTAAAGAAAAGTTATTTAATTCTTTATTAAAATCTAAAGAGTTTAAACTTAATCGCCTTAAGTCTAATGTTAAAAAAACTCAAAGAGATATTTCTGCTTGTTTAGATAAAATTCTTAAAGCTACCCCAAATAAAAATGAGGCATATTTTAGCTATATTTTAGAAATTGAAAAATTTAAACATTTTATTTCAACAAATTGAATGTTTAATCTTATTTTATTAATGATTTCATATGCTTCTAATAAGCAAAAAGCTAATAAGTGCTTACTGCTTAATTCGGCTGCTATGATTCGTTTTATTGAGTCATTTGAAACATCTTCAATTTCAATTCCTAATTACATTAAACCTTTTAAGGACCTTGATGTAGTAGATAAAGCTAAAATTAAGCTAACTAAATTTAGTTTAGATAAAATTCAAATCTTATTTATTCAAGATAGCTTAAAACAAATTAATGAGTTTGAAAAAAGCGAATTTATGAGAGTTTTATTTAAATTAATTGAGGTAAATGATATTACTACAATTTTTATCAGTTCAGATTTAGAAGTTATTAAAAATTCATTCGATTATGTTTACTTCTTTAATGATATGCAACTGCTTGAAGGTGGAAAAGTTAATGAAGTCTTGAAAAAACCAATTAATCCAGATTTAAAAATGCTACTAAAAGGTAAAATTAATTCATTAAATCAACAATTAAACCGAGATTATGTGCAATTATTCATTTATCCAGCAATTTATTATTTAGACACCCAACCAACCCATTTTGTTTATTGTACTTTAAATGAGTATCAAACTTGAACTTTAATTAATACTAATAAACTTCCTCAAAAGCAAAAAGAATTCAATAATACCAAACTTTCAGATACATTAATAAATGATTTCTTCCAATCTGTTTTTGAGGGTGATGAAGTAATTTTAACTCAAGAAAATACTAAGTTTGTACCTGAACCTTATGATGCAGGAGATAAACAATTTACTAAAGAAATAGCAACAGAAAAAAATAAAGTTTATGTTGAAAATATTTCGCCCGAAGATATTGATAAATTATTTTAA